A DNA window from Pseudomonas wuhanensis contains the following coding sequences:
- a CDS encoding GPO family capsid scaffolding protein gives MKKFRSNWFRVAVEGATSDKRTIKRNWLEQAAKNFNPSTYGARIWLEHYRSVLPDSPFKAYGDVLAVKTEEVDINGQKKLALFAQIEPTPDLIAMNKAKQKVYTSIEIDDSFADTGEAYIVGLGVTDSPASLGTDVLAFSAQKPDASPFKDRHYSATSMFTEAVETELTFEEIEEKPGIGAQLFSKVQTLLKGKQAKDDTEFAQISEAVEAVAEHVKDLPEQLAAEKKFSTGLQTRLDQLSKDFTELKDKLSTTQDHSQTKRPPVTGGDNQVMTDC, from the coding sequence ATGAAGAAATTCCGCAGCAACTGGTTCCGCGTCGCCGTCGAGGGCGCTACCTCTGACAAGCGCACCATCAAACGCAACTGGTTGGAACAGGCGGCGAAGAACTTCAACCCGTCCACCTACGGTGCCCGCATCTGGCTGGAGCACTACCGCAGTGTGCTGCCGGACAGTCCGTTCAAGGCCTACGGTGACGTGCTCGCGGTGAAGACCGAAGAGGTGGACATCAATGGCCAGAAGAAGCTGGCTCTGTTCGCCCAGATTGAACCGACGCCCGACCTGATCGCCATGAACAAGGCCAAGCAGAAGGTCTACACCTCGATTGAAATCGACGACAGCTTCGCCGACACCGGTGAGGCTTACATCGTCGGCCTGGGGGTAACGGATTCCCCAGCCAGCCTGGGCACCGATGTCCTGGCGTTCTCAGCCCAGAAACCTGACGCCAGCCCGTTCAAGGATCGCCACTATTCCGCGACCTCGATGTTCACCGAGGCGGTCGAGACCGAGCTGACGTTCGAGGAAATCGAAGAGAAGCCCGGCATCGGTGCCCAGCTCTTCAGCAAGGTGCAAACCCTGCTCAAAGGCAAACAAGCCAAGGACGACACCGAGTTCGCCCAGATCAGCGAAGCCGTCGAAGCCGTGGCTGAGCACGTCAAGGATCTGCCCGAGCAACTGGCCGCCGAGAAAAAATTCTCCACGGGCCTGCAAACCCGACTGGATCAGCTGAGCAAGGACTTCACCGAACTGAAGGACAAGCTCTCCACCACCCAAGACCACAGCCAAACGAAGCGCCCTCCGGTTACCGGTGGCGACAACCAGGTAATGACCGACTGCTAA